One window of the Candidatus Kaelpia imicola genome contains the following:
- the thrC gene encoding threonine synthase, whose amino-acid sequence MKWQGVINRYREFLPVGDKTPIVTLQEGNTPLLYSCFLSEELGNNSQVYLKFEGANPTGSFKDRGMTLAVSKALEEGSKAVICASTGNTSASAAAYSAKSGLKCAVLIPSGAIAKGKLTQALAHGAQVLAVDGNFDDCLRIVKEITDKYPITLVNSLNPYRIEGQKTGSFEVSDFLGDSPDFHFIPVGNAGNIAAYWKGYKEYKSKGKITKLPKMMGFQASGSAPIVHGHPIDNPETIATAIRIGNPASWEKAEEARDESGGVIRDVTDKEILNSYKLLASRDGIFVEPASAASVAGLLKLIEEKYFKDYNNIKVVAILTGHGLKDPDIAMKESQEPIEVESDIEKIIEIIGI is encoded by the coding sequence ATGAAGTGGCAGGGAGTTATAAATCGGTATAGAGAGTTTCTACCTGTAGGAGATAAAACTCCTATTGTTACTCTTCAGGAAGGTAATACACCTCTTCTCTATTCATGTTTTTTATCCGAGGAGCTGGGAAATAACTCTCAGGTCTACTTGAAGTTTGAAGGAGCGAATCCTACGGGTTCTTTTAAAGATAGAGGTATGACGCTTGCTGTTTCAAAAGCGCTGGAAGAAGGCAGCAAGGCTGTTATATGTGCTTCAACAGGTAATACATCTGCTTCGGCGGCTGCTTATTCAGCAAAATCTGGATTAAAATGTGCGGTGCTCATTCCAAGCGGTGCTATAGCTAAAGGTAAATTGACACAGGCTCTTGCTCATGGTGCTCAGGTTTTGGCTGTAGATGGCAACTTTGATGACTGTCTAAGAATAGTAAAAGAGATAACAGATAAATATCCTATCACACTTGTGAATTCGCTTAACCCTTACAGGATAGAGGGGCAGAAGACAGGCTCTTTTGAGGTATCCGATTTTTTAGGTGATAGTCCAGACTTTCATTTTATACCGGTTGGCAATGCCGGAAATATTGCTGCTTATTGGAAGGGCTACAAGGAATATAAAAGTAAAGGTAAGATAACTAAACTGCCTAAGATGATGGGTTTTCAGGCATCTGGATCTGCTCCTATTGTCCATGGCCATCCAATAGATAATCCTGAAACAATTGCAACGGCTATTAGAATAGGTAATCCTGCCTCTTGGGAAAAAGCCGAAGAGGCTCGGGATGAATCCGGCGGTGTTATACGGGATGTAACAGATAAGGAGATACTGAATAGCTATAAGCTGTTAGCGTCTCGAGATGGTATATTCGTTGAACCTGCTTCCGCGGCTTCCGTTGCAGGGCTGCTAAAACTGATTGAAGAAAAATATTTTAAAGATTATAACAATATAAAAGTTGTAGCTATTCTTACAGGACATGGATTGAAGGATCCCGATATTGCAATGAAGGAGTCTCAAGAGCCAATTGAAGTTGAATCTGATATAGAGAAGATTATAGAGATTATAGGCATTTAA
- a CDS encoding homoserine dehydrogenase: MKIIKVGLIGFGTIGEGVAEYLRERSAYLRRKSGVKFELSKIAERDIKKVPSKYKEILTSNAEDLIRDKSIDVVIELIGGIKDARKYILGAFKNKKHVITANKALLAEDGEHLLAKAKESGVAFKFEASVCGGIPIVDSISNSLVANDIHSVLGIINGTSNYILTVMEEQDASMREALKIAQAKGYTESNPILDLKGIDSSHKLAVIVRLAFGFNPDFSKIYREGITSISNLDVKYAKELGYRIKLLVIAKRSSKSLLEVRVHPALLPLDHMLSSVKGVYNALYIKGNLIGEMLFYGKGAGSKPTTSAVISDLVSLSVILEGKGFPSYNYIDTEIERLKDINNIDFRYYIRFMALDNPGVLAKISGVLSNYGISIANVTQKDRAKASSVPIVMMTHKANEKNMRKALSKIERLDVIIKRPVSIRVER; encoded by the coding sequence ATGAAAATTATAAAAGTGGGTCTCATAGGTTTTGGTACGATAGGAGAGGGGGTAGCGGAATATTTGAGAGAGAGATCTGCTTATTTGAGAAGAAAGAGCGGGGTTAAATTTGAACTCTCAAAAATTGCAGAGAGAGATATTAAAAAAGTTCCTTCAAAGTATAAGGAAATCTTAACTTCCAATGCAGAAGATCTAATAAGAGATAAGAGTATAGATGTTGTTATTGAACTTATCGGAGGTATTAAAGACGCCAGAAAATATATATTAGGTGCTTTTAAAAACAAGAAGCATGTCATAACTGCAAATAAGGCTCTTCTGGCTGAAGATGGAGAACATCTTCTTGCTAAAGCCAAAGAGAGCGGGGTGGCTTTTAAGTTTGAAGCTTCTGTTTGCGGTGGAATTCCGATCGTAGATAGTATTTCTAACTCCTTAGTGGCTAATGATATTCATTCTGTTTTAGGTATAATCAATGGAACTTCTAACTATATTCTTACTGTAATGGAAGAGCAGGATGCTTCAATGAGAGAGGCTTTGAAGATTGCTCAAGCTAAAGGTTATACAGAGAGCAATCCTATCTTAGATTTAAAAGGAATAGACTCTTCTCATAAACTTGCTGTTATTGTTAGATTGGCATTTGGTTTTAACCCGGATTTTTCTAAAATCTATAGAGAAGGAATAACATCTATCTCAAATTTAGATGTTAAATATGCTAAAGAACTGGGTTATAGGATAAAACTTTTAGTAATTGCAAAGAGATCTTCCAAAAGTCTTCTGGAGGTAAGAGTGCACCCCGCTTTACTCCCCCTTGATCATATGCTCTCTTCTGTAAAGGGTGTCTATAATGCGCTTTATATCAAAGGTAATTTGATTGGAGAGATGCTTTTCTATGGTAAAGGTGCAGGCAGCAAACCTACAACTTCAGCTGTGATATCAGATCTGGTAAGTCTATCTGTTATCTTAGAAGGGAAGGGTTTTCCAAGCTACAATTATATTGATACGGAGATTGAAAGATTAAAGGATATCAATAATATAGATTTTAGGTACTACATTAGATTTATGGCACTTGATAATCCCGGTGTTTTAGCTAAAATTTCCGGTGTTTTATCCAATTACGGTATAAGTATTGCAAATGTGACTCAAAAAGATAGAGCTAAAGCTTCTTCTGTGCCGATAGTTATGATGACTCATAAGGCAAATGAAAAGAATATGAGAAAGGCATTATCTAAGATAGAGAGATTGGATGTTATAATCAAGAGGCCGGTATCTATCAGGGTAGAGAGATGA